The proteins below come from a single Pedobacter aquae genomic window:
- a CDS encoding endonuclease/exonuclease/phosphatase family protein has translation MISLFLFFTFIIFFNQHGVWDYTFLGLSVINNLYLFYLVYPFTLVSKKQIQTNLEGQESHISILIFNVLQDNTDYSIIKQIQQFKPDVLCFVEANQRWTDKLKAETEKDYPHQILCPLENTYGMIFFSKLPLEDAQVHFMVKDDVPSISVKVILADGNRIQLYCVHPEPPVPQENPRSTARDKELLMIGKWAKEQKLPVIVMGDLNDVAWSYTTELFCRTSELLDPRKGRGFFNTFNAKSYILRFPLDHIFCSKEFMVNRIKRLPYAGSDHFPMFIDLALKPASSYLNEEEKASSEEKEMVEEKINKEVIS, from the coding sequence TTGATTAGTTTATTCCTGTTTTTTACGTTTATCATTTTCTTTAATCAGCATGGTGTATGGGATTATACCTTTCTTGGTTTATCTGTTATCAATAACCTATATCTTTTCTATTTGGTTTACCCTTTTACTCTTGTAAGTAAAAAGCAAATTCAAACCAATCTTGAAGGTCAAGAATCGCATATCAGTATCTTGATATTTAATGTCTTACAAGACAATACAGATTACAGCATCATTAAGCAGATTCAACAATTTAAGCCTGATGTTTTATGCTTTGTGGAAGCCAACCAAAGGTGGACAGATAAACTAAAAGCTGAAACCGAGAAGGACTATCCTCACCAGATTTTATGTCCGTTAGAGAATACTTACGGGATGATTTTCTTTTCTAAACTACCTTTAGAGGATGCTCAAGTTCATTTTATGGTTAAGGATGATGTACCATCCATAAGTGTAAAAGTTATTTTAGCAGACGGAAATAGAATCCAATTATATTGTGTGCACCCCGAGCCACCTGTTCCGCAAGAAAACCCACGCTCTACAGCCCGAGATAAGGAATTGCTAATGATAGGAAAATGGGCTAAGGAGCAAAAATTGCCTGTAATTGTGATGGGAGATTTGAATGATGTTGCCTGGAGTTATACAACAGAGTTGTTTTGTAGAACCTCTGAATTGTTAGACCCCAGGAAGGGAAGAGGCTTTTTTAATACTTTTAATGCAAAGAGTTACATTTTACGCTTTCCACTAGACCATATTTTTTGCTCTAAAGAATTTATGGTGAATAGGATAAAACGTTTACCTTATGCTGGCTCAGACCATTTCCCCATGTTTATAGATTTAGCGCTTAAACCCGCTTCAAGTTATTTGAATGAGGAAGAAAAAGCAAGCTCAGAGGAAAAGGAAATGGTAGAAGAAAAGATAAATAAAGAGGTTATTTCTTAG
- a CDS encoding sensor histidine kinase, translated as MKLRTLVFLNALAVGISIGIVNYYFQHSWYYFSISMGISTCVSYLVFYLLIEKYVYSKIKIIYKLIHNLKLGKDLKDALGEYVSPDPINDVEQEVKEWARDKKTEIDDLKKQEKFRREFLSNISHEFKTPLFAIEGYVDALQDGALEDPELAKQFLNKVSRNVERLSFLIKDLNEISKLESGDIPINYQKFDVTILIKEVMEALELKAQKYHISLTFKEKYQQPTFVNADREKIRQVLVNLIDNSFKYGKEYGSTSITIFEMHEQILIEITDNGIGIEEKYLPRLFERFYRTDSSRSRQIGGSGLGLAIVKHIVEAHNQTIHVRSTTGLGSTFGFTLERAKDSLLPFP; from the coding sequence ATGAAATTACGCACCCTCGTATTTTTGAATGCATTGGCTGTTGGTATCTCTATCGGGATAGTAAATTATTACTTTCAGCATAGCTGGTATTACTTCAGTATCAGTATGGGGATATCTACCTGCGTAAGTTATTTGGTTTTTTACCTCCTGATAGAAAAATACGTTTACTCTAAAATCAAAATCATTTATAAGCTTATACACAACTTAAAATTGGGTAAAGACCTTAAAGATGCTTTGGGTGAATATGTAAGTCCGGACCCCATAAACGATGTTGAGCAAGAAGTAAAAGAATGGGCAAGAGATAAAAAAACCGAAATAGACGATTTAAAAAAGCAGGAAAAATTTAGGAGAGAATTTCTATCAAACATTTCACATGAGTTTAAAACACCACTATTTGCTATTGAAGGTTATGTGGATGCTTTACAGGATGGTGCTTTGGAAGACCCCGAGTTAGCTAAACAATTTTTAAATAAAGTATCTAGAAATGTTGAAAGACTTAGCTTTCTGATTAAAGATTTAAATGAAATATCTAAGCTAGAAAGTGGAGACATCCCAATCAATTACCAAAAATTTGATGTTACCATACTCATCAAAGAAGTTATGGAAGCGTTAGAGCTAAAAGCTCAGAAATATCACATCAGCCTAACTTTTAAAGAAAAATATCAACAACCCACCTTTGTAAATGCAGATAGGGAAAAAATTAGGCAGGTTTTAGTGAATTTGATAGATAACTCCTTTAAATATGGTAAAGAATATGGTAGTACCTCTATCACCATATTTGAGATGCATGAGCAAATTTTAATAGAAATTACCGATAACGGAATTGGTATTGAGGAGAAATACCTACCACGTTTATTTGAAAGATTTTACAGAACAGACTCCAGCAGGTCAAGACAAATTGGTGGTTCTGGCTTAGGTTTAGCTATTGTGAAGCATATTGTAGAAGCACATAACCAAACCATACATGTAAGAAGTACTACGGGCTTAGGTTCTACCTTTGGTTTTACCTTAGAAAGAGCCAAAGATTCTTTGTTACCTTTCCCATAA
- a CDS encoding tetratricopeptide repeat protein, with protein sequence MKTKQYIVIGSVVVLMGILLSLDIKGLVKQEDASEVQEGNTATATSGAAVSSVSQESISAAAKQNINVSLAAEIEKLEKELKGASDDEAVALQKQLAQKWEDVNQPLPAAFAYEAIATKQPALENWLKAGDKFTEGYQNYSDTTAIPGLIEKAKNAYSKALELNKESLEAQTGLGVAYVSEGKSPMQGIQMLLAVVQKDPKNLSANLNLGLFSMKSGQFNKAVDRFKTVIAVDPKPEAYFYLATSYENLGMKKEAIAAYEKSKALAADPGLTNFVDRKIKELSN encoded by the coding sequence ATGAAGACTAAACAATATATTGTAATAGGTAGTGTAGTGGTGTTGATGGGTATATTGTTGAGTCTTGATATTAAAGGCTTAGTAAAACAAGAAGATGCTTCTGAGGTTCAAGAAGGTAATACCGCTACAGCAACTTCAGGTGCTGCGGTTTCTTCGGTTTCACAAGAAAGTATCAGCGCTGCCGCGAAACAAAATATTAATGTTAGTTTAGCAGCAGAGATAGAAAAACTTGAAAAAGAGTTAAAAGGCGCTTCTGATGATGAAGCTGTAGCATTACAAAAACAGTTAGCTCAGAAATGGGAAGATGTAAATCAGCCTTTACCTGCAGCTTTTGCTTATGAAGCTATTGCTACGAAACAACCAGCCTTAGAAAACTGGTTAAAAGCAGGAGATAAATTTACTGAAGGTTATCAGAATTATAGTGATACCACTGCGATTCCGGGATTGATAGAAAAAGCGAAAAATGCCTATTCAAAAGCATTAGAGCTTAACAAAGAAAGTTTAGAAGCTCAAACCGGTTTAGGTGTAGCTTATGTTAGTGAAGGTAAAAGTCCAATGCAAGGAATACAAATGTTGCTTGCTGTGGTACAAAAAGACCCAAAAAACTTAAGCGCAAATTTGAACCTAGGCTTGTTTTCTATGAAATCTGGTCAGTTTAACAAAGCTGTAGACCGTTTTAAAACAGTTATAGCAGTTGATCCTAAGCCGGAAGCCTACTTCTATTTAGCAACCAGTTATGAAAACTTAGGGATGAAAAAAGAAGCAATAGCCGCTTACGAAAAAAGTAAAGCGCTTGCTGCAGACCCAGGTTTAACAAACTTTGTTGATAGAAAAATAAAAGAATTAAGTAATTAG
- a CDS encoding pyruvate dehydrogenase complex dihydrolipoamide acetyltransferase yields the protein MAEAIKMPKMSDTMSEGVLAKWHKKVGDKIKAGDVVAEIETDKATMDFESFQEGTLLYIGVEEGNAVPVDALIAIIGEAGEDYKSVLEGSGTAKAEEQKEEAAAPVAADEEDVDVSGIPAAVIRMPLLSDTMTEGVINKWNFKVGDKVKADDSLADVETDKATMEVVGYEEGTLLYIGVEEGKAAQVNDIIAIVGKEGTDIQPLLKAGKGGAAKKEKSAEPAQVAAEATTSAPVKEEASSSDDSRVKASPLAKKIAQEKGISLSEIKGSAEGGRIVKKDVEDYKPAAKAEGASKEASAPQVVIPTFVGEEKFTEKPMSQMRKVIAKRLGESLFTAPHFYLTISIDMDGAMAARTQINAVAPVKVSFNDIVIKAVAVALKQHPAVNSSFRGDKIRFNEHTNIGVAMAVEDGLLVPVVRFADGKSLSQISAEVKDYAQKAKAKKLQPSDWEGSTFTVSNLGMFGIDEFTSIINSPDGAILSVGAIQQVPVVKNGAVVPGNVMKLTLGCDHRVIDGATGAAFLQTLKGLLEAPIRLLA from the coding sequence ATGGCTGAAGCAATAAAAATGCCTAAAATGAGCGATACCATGAGTGAAGGGGTATTAGCTAAATGGCATAAGAAAGTTGGTGATAAAATAAAAGCAGGTGATGTAGTTGCAGAAATTGAAACAGACAAAGCAACTATGGATTTTGAATCTTTCCAAGAAGGTACACTTCTATATATTGGTGTAGAGGAAGGTAATGCTGTTCCGGTTGATGCTCTTATTGCAATCATTGGCGAAGCTGGTGAAGATTATAAATCAGTATTAGAAGGTTCAGGAACTGCAAAAGCCGAAGAGCAAAAAGAAGAAGCTGCTGCGCCTGTAGCTGCTGACGAAGAAGATGTTGATGTTTCTGGTATACCTGCTGCTGTTATTCGTATGCCACTTTTAAGTGATACCATGACAGAAGGTGTTATCAATAAATGGAACTTTAAAGTTGGAGACAAAGTTAAAGCTGATGATTCTTTAGCTGATGTAGAGACTGATAAAGCTACCATGGAAGTAGTAGGTTATGAAGAAGGTACACTTTTATATATTGGTGTTGAAGAAGGTAAAGCTGCCCAAGTAAATGATATTATTGCTATTGTTGGTAAAGAAGGTACAGATATACAACCTTTATTAAAAGCAGGTAAAGGTGGTGCTGCAAAGAAAGAAAAATCTGCAGAGCCAGCTCAAGTTGCTGCTGAAGCTACAACTTCTGCTCCTGTTAAAGAGGAAGCATCATCATCAGATGATAGCAGAGTTAAAGCTTCTCCTCTAGCTAAAAAAATAGCGCAAGAGAAAGGCATTAGCTTATCAGAAATTAAAGGAAGTGCTGAAGGCGGCCGTATTGTTAAAAAAGACGTAGAAGATTATAAACCAGCTGCTAAAGCAGAAGGAGCTTCAAAAGAAGCATCAGCACCGCAAGTAGTTATTCCTACTTTTGTTGGCGAAGAGAAATTTACCGAAAAACCAATGTCGCAAATGCGTAAAGTAATTGCGAAACGTTTAGGCGAATCTTTATTCACTGCACCACACTTCTACTTAACTATCAGTATTGATATGGATGGCGCTATGGCTGCTCGTACGCAAATTAATGCAGTAGCACCAGTAAAAGTATCATTCAATGATATCGTTATCAAAGCGGTTGCGGTTGCATTAAAACAACATCCTGCTGTAAATTCTTCTTTCAGAGGAGATAAAATACGTTTTAACGAGCATACCAATATTGGTGTTGCAATGGCTGTAGAAGATGGCTTATTGGTGCCAGTAGTGCGTTTTGCAGATGGCAAGAGCTTATCTCAAATATCTGCCGAAGTTAAAGACTATGCACAAAAAGCAAAAGCTAAGAAATTACAACCATCAGACTGGGAAGGTTCTACTTTCACGGTTTCTAACTTAGGGATGTTTGGTATAGATGAATTTACATCTATCATTAACTCTCCAGACGGGGCTATTTTATCTGTTGGAGCTATACAACAAGTTCCTGTAGTTAAAAATGGTGCGGTTGTTCCAGGAAATGTCATGAAATTAACCCTAGGTTGCGACCATAGGGTAATTGATGGCGCTACCGGAGCCGCTTTCTTACAAACATTAAAAGGTTTATTAGAAGCGCCTATTAGATTATTGGCGTAA
- the pdhA gene encoding pyruvate dehydrogenase (acetyl-transferring) E1 component subunit alpha has translation MSSVAITKETYLYWYELMLLLRRFEEKAGQLYGQQKIRGFCHLYIGQEAVIAGTMSATKKDDSLITAYRDHAHPIAKGMSPNAAMAEMYGKATGCSKGKGGSMHFFDKENKFYGGHGIVGGQIPLGAGLAFAEQYLGTDNVNVCYMGDGAVRQGSLNETFNMAMLWKLPVIFVVENNGYAMGTSVARTSNTTDIYKLGLGYEMPCAPVDGMDPVAVHNAMDEAVQRARRGEGPTFLEIRTYRYKGHSMSDPQKYRTKEEVEEYKAKDPIEVVKAKIEKEKWADQAWFDDVAAKIKNQIEEAVKFAEESPWPDPSELFTDVYVQENYPFIKD, from the coding sequence ATGAGTTCAGTTGCGATAACCAAAGAAACATACCTTTACTGGTATGAATTAATGCTTCTACTAAGAAGGTTCGAAGAAAAAGCAGGGCAATTATACGGACAGCAAAAGATAAGAGGTTTTTGCCACTTATACATCGGACAAGAAGCTGTCATAGCTGGTACCATGTCTGCTACCAAAAAAGATGATAGCTTAATAACCGCTTATAGAGATCACGCTCATCCTATTGCAAAAGGAATGTCTCCAAACGCTGCTATGGCAGAGATGTACGGAAAAGCAACAGGCTGTTCTAAAGGAAAAGGTGGTTCTATGCACTTCTTCGATAAAGAAAATAAATTCTATGGTGGTCATGGTATTGTTGGAGGTCAAATTCCACTAGGTGCCGGACTTGCGTTTGCAGAACAATATTTAGGAACAGATAATGTAAATGTTTGCTATATGGGCGATGGTGCTGTACGCCAAGGCTCATTAAACGAAACATTTAACATGGCTATGCTATGGAAATTACCCGTGATATTTGTTGTTGAGAATAATGGTTATGCTATGGGTACTTCTGTAGCAAGAACATCTAACACAACAGATATCTATAAATTAGGACTTGGTTATGAAATGCCATGTGCTCCTGTTGATGGTATGGACCCTGTTGCAGTACATAACGCAATGGATGAAGCCGTTCAAAGAGCTAGAAGAGGCGAAGGACCAACTTTCTTAGAAATAAGAACATACAGATATAAAGGTCACTCTATGTCTGATCCTCAGAAATACAGAACCAAAGAAGAGGTTGAAGAATACAAAGCTAAAGACCCTATTGAAGTTGTAAAAGCTAAAATTGAAAAAGAGAAGTGGGCAGACCAAGCTTGGTTTGATGACGTAGCAGCTAAAATTAAAAATCAGATAGAAGAAGCAGTAAAATTTGCTGAAGAATCTCCTTGGCCAGATCCATCAGAATTATTTACTGATGTTTATGTACAGGAAAACTATCCATTTATCAAAGACTAA
- a CDS encoding DUF47 domain-containing protein: MNNIFSYFIPKDRKFFPLFEKASANLIDMANQLEGLVNSPEALREPYYKSIENLEHKGDEITHQIYLELSKTFITPFDREDIHALASALDDIADYIHGSANRMLLYNVTEMTEPIKKLADLVKQGCVDVEKAVKELKNLKNIRVITDSCVRINSIENQADYVFDKAVGDLFDYEDDAKTIIKYKEVLSALETATDMCEDVANVLESILVKNA; this comes from the coding sequence ATGAACAATATTTTTTCTTATTTCATTCCTAAAGACAGAAAGTTTTTTCCTCTTTTCGAAAAAGCAAGTGCAAACCTTATAGACATGGCTAACCAACTGGAAGGCCTAGTAAATTCTCCGGAAGCATTAAGAGAACCTTATTACAAAAGCATAGAAAATCTTGAGCATAAAGGCGATGAAATTACTCACCAAATTTATTTAGAGCTAAGCAAAACCTTTATCACTCCTTTTGATAGAGAAGATATCCATGCTTTAGCTTCTGCTTTAGATGATATTGCAGATTATATCCATGGTTCTGCTAACAGAATGTTATTGTACAACGTTACAGAAATGACAGAGCCTATTAAGAAATTAGCTGATTTAGTGAAACAAGGTTGTGTGGATGTAGAAAAAGCGGTTAAAGAGCTTAAGAATTTAAAAAACATCCGTGTGATTACTGATTCTTGTGTAAGAATTAACAGCATAGAAAACCAAGCAGATTACGTTTTTGACAAAGCAGTAGGAGATCTTTTTGATTATGAAGATGATGCTAAAACCATCATTAAATACAAAGAGGTTTTATCGGCATTAGAAACCGCAACAGATAT
- a CDS encoding C40 family peptidase: MKKIMILILLASFSLNSIAQNSKSTSSNSASKQEISDPDNLASQFFSQVMGVAISATSNTKMYQFIYDWLGTPYRLGGDTQKGVDCSGFAFQLYEKTFNTMIGSNSRNIFSMVNPISKVELKEGDLVFFKIKSKSISHVGVYIGDNKFAHASSSKGVMISNLNEPYWQRYFYKGGRLLESIKDKMQN, encoded by the coding sequence ATGAAGAAAATCATGATTTTAATACTCCTAGCTAGTTTTTCGCTAAATAGTATTGCCCAAAATTCTAAATCTACCTCTTCAAATAGCGCTTCCAAACAAGAAATTTCAGATCCTGATAATTTAGCAAGCCAGTTTTTCTCGCAAGTTATGGGTGTGGCTATATCTGCTACATCAAACACCAAAATGTACCAATTTATTTATGATTGGTTAGGTACCCCTTACCGTTTAGGTGGAGATACGCAAAAAGGTGTAGACTGCTCTGGTTTTGCTTTCCAGTTATACGAGAAGACTTTTAACACCATGATTGGAAGCAATTCTAGAAATATCTTCAGTATGGTAAACCCTATAAGTAAGGTTGAATTGAAAGAAGGAGATTTGGTATTCTTTAAAATCAAAAGTAAATCTATCAGCCATGTAGGTGTTTATATTGGTGATAATAAATTTGCCCACGCATCTTCTAGCAAAGGTGTTATGATTAGTAATTTAAACGAGCCTTACTGGCAGAGATACTTCTACAAAGGCGGAAGATTACTAGAATCAATTAAAGATAAAATGCAAAACTAA